The Algoriphagus sanaruensis genome window below encodes:
- a CDS encoding CoA transferase subunit A, with the protein MINKTVKNAQEAVADIPNGAFLMMGGFGLSGIPENCISALLDREIKGLTIVSNNAGVDDFGIGLLLKKKMVKKMISSYVGENAEFERQLLSGELEVELIPQGTLAERVRAGGAGIPAFFTPAGVGTEVAIGKETREFDGKLYLMERALIADFSLIKAWKGDTAGNLIFKGTSRNFNPMMAAAGKITIAEVEELVPVGELDPNQIHTPGIYVQRIFQGEDYEKRIEQRTISR; encoded by the coding sequence ATGATCAATAAAACCGTAAAAAATGCACAAGAGGCAGTCGCCGATATTCCTAATGGTGCTTTCTTGATGATGGGAGGTTTTGGCCTTAGTGGAATTCCAGAAAACTGCATTTCAGCGCTTCTCGATCGAGAAATTAAAGGCCTCACCATTGTTTCTAACAATGCTGGTGTGGATGATTTTGGAATTGGCCTTCTTTTGAAGAAAAAGATGGTCAAAAAAATGATTTCGAGCTACGTAGGTGAAAATGCAGAATTTGAACGTCAGTTGTTGAGTGGAGAATTGGAAGTTGAATTGATTCCTCAGGGAACTTTAGCTGAGCGAGTAAGGGCTGGAGGAGCAGGAATCCCTGCTTTTTTTACACCAGCTGGGGTGGGTACAGAAGTAGCAATTGGAAAGGAAACACGTGAGTTTGATGGTAAGCTTTATTTGATGGAAAGAGCGTTGATCGCTGATTTTTCTCTGATTAAGGCCTGGAAAGGTGATACAGCCGGCAACTTAATCTTTAAAGGTACCTCTAGAAATTTCAATCCTATGATGGCGGCTGCTGGTAAAATTACCATAGCAGAAGTGGAAGAATTAGTTCCAGTTGGGGAATTAGATCCTAATCAAATTCACACGCCTGGAATTTATGTACAGCGGATTTTTCAAGGAGAAGACTATGAGAAACGAATAGAGCAGCGTACAATTTCCCGCTGA
- the pdeM gene encoding ligase-associated DNA damage response endonuclease PdeM — protein sequence MEEVKKIEGELFQSVLEFDGLEMVLLKEKAVWIDSLKILLIADLHLGKAAHFRKSGIPIPEPIHDQDWKRLSKLHSDLIPRHTYFLGDLFHSDWNEAWTDLKEWLELFPKTQFHLVKGNHDILPQAIYANSILTLHPKPIQVGPLLLSHEPVEHVLSDHLNICGHIHPGIRIKGKARQSVRVPCFHQSGNTLILPSFGNFTGLALINVKSQDRIWAIAGEKVIPVLSGTSIG from the coding sequence ATGGAAGAGGTCAAAAAAATCGAAGGGGAGCTTTTTCAATCCGTATTAGAATTTGATGGATTGGAAATGGTGCTATTGAAAGAAAAGGCGGTTTGGATTGATTCTTTGAAAATTCTTTTGATTGCTGATTTGCATTTGGGAAAAGCAGCACATTTTCGAAAGTCTGGTATTCCAATACCAGAGCCCATTCATGATCAAGACTGGAAGCGTTTATCAAAATTACATTCTGATCTAATTCCGAGACACACCTATTTTCTAGGAGACTTATTCCATAGTGATTGGAACGAAGCTTGGACTGATCTTAAAGAATGGCTGGAACTTTTTCCAAAAACACAGTTTCATTTGGTCAAAGGCAATCATGATATTCTTCCTCAAGCGATTTATGCAAACTCAATTCTAACTCTGCACCCAAAACCCATACAAGTTGGGCCACTTCTTCTTTCTCATGAGCCTGTTGAACATGTTCTGAGTGATCATTTAAATATCTGTGGTCATATTCATCCTGGGATTCGGATCAAAGGTAAAGCGAGGCAATCTGTCCGAGTACCTTGTTTTCATCAGTCAGGAAACACTTTAATTCTTCCCAGCTTTGGAAATTTTACAGGCCTAGCCCTGATAAATGTAAAATCTCAAGATCGAATTTGGGCTATTGCAGGAGAAAAGGTAATTCCGGTCCTTTCTGGCACATCGATTGGTTAA
- a CDS encoding bifunctional riboflavin kinase/FAD synthetase — MKIYEGLEGFEPVSNAVVTSGTFDGVHLGHQKILKRIREIARSIQGETVLITFWPHPRLVLHPHNHQLRLLSTFEEKANLLRQFGIDHLVTIPFTQDFSQMSSKEFIQQILIDRIHTRKLVIGYDHRFGKNREGSFEYLQQHSQEFGFELEEISREDVEEIGVSSTKIRKALESGDIRTANLYLGRPYELNGLVVKGQQIGRSIGFPTANIHVPNNYKLIPKDGVYAVEAKVEDQLYKAMLNIGNRPTVDGTKKTVETHLFDFQGDLYNKLITVYFRDFIREEQKFDGLEALKKQLIEDQKTAKSLL, encoded by the coding sequence ATGAAGATCTATGAAGGATTAGAAGGGTTTGAACCCGTTTCTAATGCCGTGGTCACTTCGGGGACTTTTGATGGAGTCCATTTGGGACATCAGAAAATTCTGAAGCGAATCCGTGAAATCGCTCGATCAATTCAAGGAGAAACCGTCCTGATTACTTTTTGGCCTCATCCAAGATTGGTTCTTCATCCCCATAATCATCAACTGAGATTGCTATCCACCTTTGAGGAAAAAGCAAATTTGTTGCGGCAATTTGGAATAGATCATCTGGTTACGATTCCATTTACTCAGGATTTTTCTCAAATGAGTTCTAAAGAATTTATCCAACAAATTCTAATTGATCGAATTCATACTCGAAAGCTGGTAATTGGATATGATCACCGCTTTGGGAAAAATCGAGAAGGTAGCTTTGAATATTTGCAGCAGCATAGTCAAGAATTTGGTTTTGAATTGGAGGAGATTTCCCGGGAGGATGTAGAAGAAATTGGTGTTTCCAGCACGAAAATTCGTAAGGCCTTGGAATCTGGGGATATCCGAACTGCCAACTTGTATTTAGGCCGTCCCTACGAATTGAATGGGTTAGTGGTAAAGGGACAGCAAATTGGAAGATCGATAGGTTTTCCTACTGCCAATATACACGTCCCCAATAATTACAAACTTATTCCCAAAGACGGGGTTTATGCTGTCGAGGCAAAAGTGGAAGATCAACTCTACAAGGCCATGCTGAATATTGGAAATAGACCTACTGTAGATGGTACCAAAAAAACAGTGGAAACTCACTTGTTTGATTTTCAAGGTGATCTGTACAATAAACTGATCACAGTTTATTTCAGAGATTTTATTCGCGAGGAACAAAAATTTGATGGGCTTGAAGCCTTAAAAAAACAATTGATCGAAGATCAAAAGACCGCCAAATCCTTACTTTAA
- a CDS encoding DUF3098 domain-containing protein: MNKSSFPFSRKNYRLMLIGLAMIVFGFILIGLDSAPHGNGFLGLTLGPIVTFAGFIFEFYAIFAKSEEKN; encoded by the coding sequence ATGAATAAAAGTTCCTTTCCTTTTTCTCGTAAAAACTATAGACTGATGCTAATCGGTCTTGCCATGATCGTTTTCGGATTTATTCTGATTGGATTAGACAGTGCCCCTCATGGCAACGGATTTCTAGGACTAACCTTGGGACCAATTGTCACCTTTGCTGGATTCATTTTCGAATTCTATGCGATTTTTGCAAAGTCTGAGGAAAAAAACTGA
- the gldC gene encoding gliding motility protein GldC, translating to MKQSEIKFQVTLDENNLPKSIEWDASDKEGEGLESTKSVSLNVWDNLNHSTLRIDLWTDDMSVAEMKRFYIDIIGGMAQTILNSTGDEYMAEEMKDLCDRMVKHVNEENRKNS from the coding sequence ATGAAACAATCAGAAATAAAGTTCCAAGTAACCTTAGATGAAAATAACCTGCCCAAATCCATCGAATGGGATGCTTCAGATAAAGAAGGAGAAGGTCTTGAATCTACGAAAAGCGTCAGTTTGAACGTGTGGGATAATTTGAATCATTCAACGCTTCGTATTGATCTATGGACAGATGATATGTCGGTGGCAGAAATGAAGCGATTTTATATTGATATCATCGGCGGTATGGCTCAAACGATTCTAAATAGTACCGGAGATGAATACATGGCTGAAGAAATGAAAGACTTGTGTGATCGAATGGTCAAACATGTGAATGAAGAAAATAGGAAAAATTCGTGA
- a CDS encoding 3-oxoacid CoA-transferase subunit B, whose amino-acid sequence MLTKEQIAQRIAREVKNGQYINLGIGIPTLVANYIPSHLEVVLQSENGLLGIGPFPTEDQVDPDLINAGKQTITMVSGSVLFNSAESFAMIRGGHVDLTILGAMEVSEQGDIANWKIPGKMVKGMGGAMDLVASAKNIIVAMQHCSKDGQSKLLKECTLPITGIKCVKKIVSDLAVLEISPEGGFILKERAPGVSIEEIKSKTSGKLIIEGEVPEMRFD is encoded by the coding sequence ATGTTAACGAAAGAACAAATAGCCCAGCGAATCGCAAGAGAAGTAAAAAATGGGCAGTATATCAATTTAGGAATAGGGATCCCCACTTTGGTTGCTAATTATATTCCTTCCCACCTTGAAGTCGTTTTGCAATCAGAAAACGGATTATTGGGTATTGGCCCCTTCCCTACTGAAGACCAGGTAGACCCGGATTTAATTAATGCTGGTAAGCAAACCATTACCATGGTATCGGGTTCGGTCCTTTTCAATTCTGCAGAATCTTTTGCGATGATTCGGGGTGGCCACGTGGATTTGACCATATTGGGAGCCATGGAGGTTTCTGAGCAGGGAGATATTGCGAATTGGAAGATTCCAGGTAAGATGGTAAAAGGAATGGGGGGAGCAATGGATTTGGTCGCTTCTGCCAAAAATATCATAGTTGCCATGCAGCATTGTTCCAAAGATGGGCAATCCAAACTTCTGAAGGAATGTACATTGCCGATCACAGGAATTAAATGTGTCAAAAAAATTGTTTCTGATTTGGCAGTTTTGGAAATCTCTCCGGAAGGAGGATTTATCCTAAAGGAAAGAGCCCCTGGAGTAAGTATTGAGGAAATTAAATCAAAGACTAGTGGAAAATTGATCATTGAAGGGGAAGTTCCTGAAATGAGATTCGATTAA
- a CDS encoding TonB-dependent receptor, with protein MKSFTKRIWASVFTLALLVSIGSSIALAQTTISGTVTDSETKETLVGVNIIVKGKVIGTITDLSGKFTLNVNQEPPFTLVFSMVGYNSQEVEITGGVSNLSISLSESSILGQEVVISASRVEESILKSPVSVEKMDIIAIREVPQASFYDALNNMKGVEMSTQSLTFKSFNTRGFNANGNVRTVQMIDGMDNQAPGLNFSVGNIVGISELDLESVELLPGASSALYGPNAINGILLMNSKNPFQYQGLSASVKSGIMNESSRSNPSTGFYDFSARYAKAFSDKVAFKVNVGYLRADDWQANDFRDQSLINGFGLSGTRATNPGYNGVNTYGDESSQNMFSVAQSLVSLGLLPSAALGIIPQTQVSRTGYAERDLADYGTKSLKLNAALHWRLNDRVEAIFQGNYGFGTTVYTGADRYSIANFNLGQYKAELRGSHWYLRAYTTQERSGDAFAVGIAANAINEAWKPSETWFGQYVGAFAQAKLQGASDDVAHAAARGVADQGRLVPGTDAFRQALATTTSTPIPGQFQTAPRRIGSQFVDKTNLYHVEGSYQLKDIKWADFVIGANYRIYALNSEKTLFAVDENGDEFRIKEYGGYIQGAKRMFNDKFKLTGSVRYDKNENFQGQWSPRVSGVYSAGNHNFRASYQTGFRIPTTQDQYIDLVTPQARLLGGLPLFRDRYNFSNNPVYSLSTVSAYGAAFLASTQNPAIQQLAFQEAQRRAAAAIAAGQLPNDPAAIQAFITAALPQLVPLFAAQANQDKLTSFQLTEFKPERVKSYEIGYKGLFSNRLLVDAYAYFNKFENFIGGQVLIQDAAPNPANPASALGLNLLSANTRNVFSIPVNRTETIRSWGWALGMDYKLPKNYSIGGNVSFNTLSNLSELAETGFQPAFNTPEYRYVFNFANREVVKNLGFALSYRWQGEFVWQSSFVGPAVSASQQSVMPAFGTFDAQLSYKLKSLKSILKVGGSNLFNDGYRQAWGNPTVGTMYFVSLTFDEFLN; from the coding sequence ATGAAAAGTTTTACCAAGAGGATTTGGGCCTCAGTGTTTACACTTGCATTGCTAGTTTCCATTGGAAGCTCAATTGCATTGGCCCAAACAACGATCTCCGGAACGGTGACTGATTCAGAAACCAAGGAGACTTTAGTCGGTGTAAATATTATCGTTAAGGGCAAAGTGATTGGAACAATCACGGACCTGTCTGGTAAGTTTACCCTTAATGTCAACCAAGAACCTCCTTTTACTTTGGTGTTCTCTATGGTGGGATACAATTCCCAAGAAGTAGAGATTACAGGAGGAGTTTCTAATCTTTCGATTTCCCTTTCAGAATCTTCCATCCTTGGACAAGAGGTGGTTATTTCTGCTTCTAGGGTTGAAGAAAGTATTTTGAAATCTCCAGTTTCTGTGGAGAAAATGGACATCATCGCGATTCGTGAAGTGCCTCAGGCTTCCTTCTATGACGCTTTGAATAATATGAAAGGGGTAGAAATGTCTACCCAATCTTTGACCTTTAAATCCTTCAATACAAGAGGTTTTAACGCAAATGGTAACGTTAGAACTGTTCAGATGATTGACGGTATGGACAACCAGGCTCCAGGTCTTAACTTCTCGGTAGGTAATATTGTAGGTATTTCTGAATTGGATCTTGAAAGTGTTGAATTGCTTCCAGGTGCATCTTCTGCACTCTATGGACCAAATGCCATCAATGGTATTTTGTTGATGAATTCAAAAAACCCTTTCCAATATCAAGGTCTTTCTGCAAGTGTGAAATCTGGAATTATGAACGAAAGTTCAAGATCAAATCCTAGCACAGGATTTTATGATTTCAGCGCACGATATGCAAAAGCATTTAGCGATAAGGTTGCTTTCAAAGTAAATGTAGGATACCTCAGAGCAGATGACTGGCAAGCTAATGACTTCCGTGACCAATCTTTGATTAATGGATTTGGACTTTCTGGAACTAGAGCTACTAACCCAGGATATAATGGAGTAAATACTTATGGGGATGAAAGTTCTCAAAACATGTTCTCAGTAGCTCAATCGCTTGTTTCATTAGGGTTGTTGCCTTCTGCAGCGTTGGGAATCATTCCTCAGACTCAAGTATCACGAACTGGATATGCTGAACGCGATTTGGCTGATTATGGAACTAAGTCCTTGAAATTGAATGCCGCACTTCATTGGAGATTAAATGACCGAGTGGAAGCAATTTTCCAAGGAAATTATGGATTTGGAACTACTGTTTACACAGGTGCAGATAGATATTCTATCGCCAATTTTAATCTAGGCCAGTATAAGGCTGAATTGAGAGGTTCTCATTGGTATTTAAGAGCATATACCACTCAGGAGAGATCTGGAGATGCTTTTGCCGTAGGTATTGCTGCAAATGCGATCAACGAAGCTTGGAAGCCTTCCGAAACTTGGTTTGGTCAGTATGTAGGAGCATTTGCTCAGGCGAAACTACAAGGTGCTAGCGATGACGTAGCTCATGCAGCGGCGAGAGGCGTGGCAGATCAAGGAAGACTAGTTCCTGGAACAGACGCTTTCAGACAGGCATTGGCAACCACTACCTCTACTCCTATCCCAGGTCAATTCCAAACTGCTCCTCGTCGTATCGGATCTCAGTTTGTCGATAAAACAAACTTGTATCACGTAGAAGGTTCTTATCAGTTGAAGGACATCAAATGGGCTGATTTTGTAATCGGTGCTAACTACCGAATCTATGCTTTGAACTCTGAGAAAACGCTTTTCGCTGTTGATGAGAATGGTGATGAATTTAGAATCAAAGAATACGGAGGATACATTCAAGGTGCGAAGAGAATGTTCAATGATAAATTCAAATTGACAGGATCTGTTCGCTACGATAAGAACGAAAACTTCCAAGGACAGTGGTCTCCACGTGTTTCTGGGGTTTATTCTGCAGGAAATCACAACTTCAGAGCATCTTACCAGACTGGCTTTAGAATTCCTACCACTCAGGATCAATACATTGACCTAGTAACTCCGCAAGCTCGCTTGTTAGGTGGATTGCCATTATTCAGAGATCGATATAATTTCAGCAATAACCCTGTTTATTCACTTTCTACGGTGTCTGCTTATGGAGCTGCATTCCTTGCATCTACTCAGAATCCAGCTATCCAACAGCTAGCTTTCCAAGAAGCACAACGAAGAGCTGCTGCTGCAATCGCTGCTGGTCAATTGCCAAATGATCCTGCTGCTATTCAGGCATTCATTACAGCTGCTTTGCCTCAATTGGTGCCTTTATTTGCGGCTCAAGCAAATCAGGACAAGTTGACTTCATTCCAGTTGACTGAGTTTAAGCCTGAGCGAGTAAAATCTTATGAGATTGGCTACAAAGGTCTCTTCTCTAATCGCTTATTGGTTGATGCTTATGCTTATTTCAACAAGTTTGAAAACTTCATCGGCGGTCAAGTTTTGATCCAAGATGCTGCTCCAAATCCAGCTAATCCAGCATCAGCTTTAGGATTGAACTTGCTTTCAGCAAATACTAGAAATGTATTCTCAATTCCTGTAAACAGAACTGAAACTATCCGTTCTTGGGGTTGGGCATTGGGTATGGATTACAAATTGCCAAAGAATTATTCAATCGGTGGTAATGTTTCCTTCAACACCCTTTCTAACCTAAGCGAACTTGCTGAGACTGGTTTCCAGCCAGCTTTCAATACGCCTGAGTATCGTTATGTATTCAATTTTGCAAACCGTGAAGTAGTAAAGAATCTTGGTTTTGCATTGTCTTACAGATGGCAGGGTGAATTCGTATGGCAGTCTTCTTTTGTAGGACCAGCAGTTTCTGCTTCTCAGCAGTCTGTAATGCCAGCATTCGGAACGTTTGATGCGCAATTAAGCTACAAGTTGAAGAGCTTAAAATCAATCTTGAAAGTGGGTGGATCCAACTTGTTTAATGACGGATATCGTCAAGCTTGGGGTAACCCAACAGTTGGTACCATGTACTTTGTAAGCTTGACATTTGACGAGTTCTTGAATTAA
- the truB gene encoding tRNA pseudouridine(55) synthase TruB: MQEEPYGEVFLINKPLEWTSFDVVKKVRNALRIKKVGHAGTLDPLATGLLIVCAGKMTKQIESFMGQEKEYTGTFVIGETTESFDLEKPVIPVADPSRITFEDVQKAVKQLTGSILQVPPMHSAIKVDGKRVYEAARAGKEVKMEPRPVEVREFEVTRFENNEIDFRIVCSKGTYIRSIARDLGDLLEVGAYMKSLCRTRIGSSLLADAKELPELIEEIKLRKHEDL, translated from the coding sequence ATGCAAGAAGAACCCTACGGAGAAGTATTTCTGATCAATAAGCCTTTGGAATGGACCTCATTTGATGTGGTCAAAAAAGTCAGAAATGCACTTCGAATCAAAAAAGTTGGCCACGCCGGTACGTTAGACCCTTTGGCGACTGGTCTTCTAATAGTCTGTGCTGGAAAAATGACCAAGCAAATAGAGTCATTTATGGGGCAAGAAAAGGAGTATACCGGCACTTTTGTGATTGGTGAGACCACTGAATCATTTGATTTGGAAAAGCCGGTCATTCCAGTAGCTGACCCAAGTAGGATAACCTTTGAGGACGTACAAAAAGCAGTCAAACAATTGACCGGGTCTATCCTTCAAGTTCCACCAATGCACTCCGCCATCAAAGTCGATGGCAAACGAGTGTATGAAGCGGCACGTGCTGGTAAGGAAGTGAAAATGGAGCCTCGGCCTGTCGAAGTTCGTGAGTTTGAGGTGACTCGTTTTGAAAATAATGAAATTGACTTTCGAATTGTTTGTTCGAAGGGTACTTACATTCGAAGCATTGCAAGAGATTTGGGAGATTTGCTTGAAGTCGGAGCATATATGAAATCTTTATGTCGGACTCGAATCGGTTCATCTCTTTTAGCGGATGCTAAAGAATTGCCAGAACTTATCGAAGAAATAAAACTTCGCAAGCATGAAGATCTATGA
- a CDS encoding gamma-glutamyltransferase family protein, translating to MRKIYLFVFLILSWKGLAQGLPGLGAGTTPNNRPTLHGKNWVAITGKPLAATAGAQIFNQGGNAIDAACAMIAATSTMWDVLSWGGETQALIYHPKEKKVIAINALGYAPTGATVEFFKGQGMDYPPQYGPLSATTPGTPGGIMTMLAEYGTMSLEQVLKPAMDLAKGYPMEAQTSNTIEAQKNRIKQWPYSKKVFLPHLGEEHEGPVAGEIFVQEDLYQTLAKLVEAERSALKAGKSRKDAIYAAYDRFYKGDIAKEIVRGTREQGGLFTESDLANWKVKIEEPLHVNYKGIEVYKLQEWTQGPALLQSLNILENFDLKSMGYNSANYIHTVYQAMSLAFADRDFYYGDPAFVQSPMKGLLSKEYAKERAKLIGDRNNPSITAGDPYPFQGETNPNLEILSKTKNAMASRSENEINQDVDEEFLIDFQKGTTSVQAADAEGWVVSVTPSGGWIPAVIAGNTGVGLSQRMQSFVLDPNLNPYNLPEPGKRPRVTLTPSLAMKDGKPFLSFAVQGGDSQDQNLLQLFLNVVEFGMEIQEATEAPNFNSYQMQSSFGDHEIRPGAITLRVDTPDWVRKDLLKRGYSMDFWNKTSGPINAIWFDWKHGTFWGGSSNYGDDYGIAW from the coding sequence ATGAGAAAAATCTACCTATTTGTTTTCTTAATCCTTTCTTGGAAAGGGTTGGCACAAGGACTTCCAGGTCTTGGTGCAGGAACAACACCTAACAATCGCCCCACCCTTCATGGCAAAAACTGGGTGGCAATTACTGGTAAGCCTCTTGCTGCTACAGCCGGAGCGCAAATCTTTAACCAAGGAGGAAATGCTATAGATGCTGCTTGTGCTATGATTGCTGCCACCTCGACCATGTGGGATGTACTTTCTTGGGGTGGGGAAACTCAAGCTTTGATTTATCATCCTAAAGAAAAAAAGGTTATCGCTATTAATGCTTTGGGGTATGCCCCAACCGGTGCAACTGTTGAATTTTTCAAAGGGCAAGGAATGGATTATCCTCCTCAATACGGTCCACTCTCTGCAACCACTCCGGGTACTCCAGGTGGAATCATGACCATGCTTGCTGAGTATGGCACCATGAGTCTTGAACAAGTGCTAAAACCAGCCATGGACCTAGCTAAAGGATACCCAATGGAGGCGCAAACTTCCAATACGATCGAAGCTCAAAAAAATAGAATCAAGCAGTGGCCTTATTCTAAAAAGGTATTTTTACCTCATTTGGGAGAAGAACATGAGGGACCTGTAGCGGGTGAAATTTTTGTTCAAGAAGATCTGTATCAAACCTTGGCAAAGTTGGTTGAGGCGGAACGATCAGCATTGAAGGCTGGTAAATCGAGAAAGGATGCCATTTATGCAGCCTATGATCGGTTTTACAAAGGTGATATTGCCAAAGAAATTGTTCGAGGAACACGAGAACAAGGTGGTCTATTTACAGAATCAGATTTAGCAAACTGGAAAGTAAAAATCGAAGAACCTCTGCATGTCAATTACAAAGGAATTGAAGTTTACAAACTTCAGGAATGGACCCAAGGCCCTGCCCTACTTCAATCCTTGAATATCTTGGAGAATTTTGACTTGAAGTCGATGGGGTATAATTCAGCTAATTATATCCATACCGTATATCAAGCAATGAGTTTGGCTTTCGCGGATCGTGATTTTTATTACGGTGATCCTGCTTTCGTTCAGTCTCCTATGAAAGGCTTACTTTCTAAGGAATACGCGAAGGAAAGAGCAAAATTGATTGGAGATCGAAATAATCCAAGTATTACGGCTGGTGATCCCTACCCATTCCAAGGGGAAACTAATCCAAACTTGGAAATATTATCGAAGACGAAAAATGCCATGGCTTCTCGCTCAGAGAATGAAATCAACCAAGATGTAGATGAAGAATTTTTGATCGATTTTCAAAAAGGAACTACTTCGGTTCAAGCTGCTGATGCGGAGGGTTGGGTAGTTTCTGTTACTCCAAGTGGTGGCTGGATACCTGCAGTTATCGCAGGGAATACAGGAGTTGGGCTATCTCAACGGATGCAAAGCTTTGTACTTGATCCAAACTTAAATCCTTATAATCTACCTGAGCCAGGAAAAAGACCTCGAGTAACGTTAACACCTAGTTTGGCTATGAAGGATGGAAAGCCATTCCTTTCTTTTGCCGTTCAAGGCGGAGATTCTCAAGATCAAAATTTATTGCAGCTATTCTTAAATGTGGTCGAATTTGGAATGGAAATTCAAGAAGCGACAGAAGCACCCAATTTTAATTCCTATCAAATGCAAAGCTCGTTTGGTGATCATGAAATTAGGCCAGGGGCAATAACCCTTCGGGTAGACACCCCAGATTGGGTAAGAAAAGATTTGCTCAAAAGAGGATATTCCATGGATTTTTGGAATAAAACTTCAGGCCCAATCAATGCTATTTGGTTTGATTGGAAACATGGAACGTTTTGGGGAGGATCGAGTAATTATGGCGATGATTACGGAATCGCTTGGTAA
- a CDS encoding DUF2147 domain-containing protein, which translates to MKKRQFASLIAVMLLTISVKTFAQSESAILGVWYNTEKTAQVEILKTGNKFIGKIIWLKDPNPDGKPALDKENGDPQLKKRPLMGLPILTDLTYSNGIWKGGEIYDPKSGKTYSCELKLKSPEVLEVKGYLGFSFVGRTVEWTKAKR; encoded by the coding sequence ATGAAAAAAAGACAGTTTGCTTCACTCATTGCAGTTATGCTTTTGACCATCAGCGTCAAAACTTTCGCCCAATCTGAAAGTGCCATTTTAGGGGTTTGGTATAACACTGAAAAGACCGCCCAGGTTGAAATTTTAAAAACGGGTAACAAGTTTATCGGAAAAATTATCTGGCTAAAAGATCCAAATCCAGATGGAAAACCAGCCTTAGATAAAGAAAATGGAGACCCTCAACTGAAAAAAAGACCTTTAATGGGCTTACCGATTTTGACAGACCTTACCTATTCGAATGGAATCTGGAAGGGTGGAGAAATCTATGATCCTAAATCTGGAAAAACGTATTCCTGTGAACTCAAACTCAAATCACCTGAAGTACTGGAAGTGAAAGGATATTTGGGTTTTTCATTCGTAGGCAGGACAGTAGAATGGACGAAGGCCAAGCGATAA
- a CDS encoding cell division protein FtsX translates to MAQSSRQKKTLGHFKFGSVLFSTTLSLLIVGLFGVILIQARSLTKMIRENIEMQIFLEKDLEESELKKIGQNLAGRPFIGFKSDSVGIRFISDEEAAATFIESTGEDFTKFLEDNPLRDSYVLAVAEEFQTSEQLAEIAKELEAIPGVFEVSYMTDLVDSINKNLIKISLVLGGFIMILIITVVMLINNTIRLALFSQRFLIRSMQLVGATRAFIRKPFLVRAWFFGMLSGALASGILFGLVEYTKANIEGFSALQNIELMLILFGVLVVVGGVLSLLSTLRAVNKYLNMSLDELY, encoded by the coding sequence ATGGCCCAATCATCCAGACAAAAGAAAACGCTCGGACATTTCAAATTTGGCAGTGTGCTCTTCAGTACTACCCTATCTTTATTAATAGTGGGTTTGTTTGGTGTGATTTTGATCCAAGCCCGCTCCTTGACTAAAATGATCCGGGAGAATATTGAAATGCAAATCTTTTTGGAAAAGGACCTGGAAGAAAGTGAGCTTAAGAAAATTGGGCAAAATCTAGCAGGTCGACCATTCATAGGATTTAAATCTGATTCTGTTGGAATTCGATTTATTTCTGATGAGGAGGCTGCTGCTACCTTCATTGAAAGCACAGGTGAGGATTTTACCAAATTCTTGGAGGACAATCCATTACGCGACAGCTATGTTTTAGCAGTGGCCGAGGAGTTTCAAACGTCTGAGCAACTTGCCGAAATCGCAAAGGAACTAGAAGCTATTCCCGGAGTATTTGAGGTTTCATACATGACTGATTTGGTCGATTCAATCAATAAGAATCTTATCAAAATCAGTTTGGTTCTGGGTGGATTTATTATGATTTTGATCATTACGGTGGTCATGTTGATCAACAATACCATTCGGTTGGCTCTGTTTTCTCAGCGGTTCCTTATTCGATCCATGCAATTGGTAGGAGCAACTCGGGCATTTATTCGAAAGCCTTTTTTGGTTAGAGCTTGGTTTTTTGGAATGCTTTCTGGAGCCCTTGCTTCTGGTATTTTGTTTGGTTTGGTAGAATATACCAAAGCCAATATTGAAGGTTTTTCCGCACTTCAAAACATCGAATTAATGCTGATCTTATTTGGGGTTTTGGTAGTGGTAGGTGGAGTCCTGTCACTTCTGAGTACCTTGAGAGCTGTCAATAAGTATTTAAACATGTCCTTGGACGAACTATACTAA